TCACCTGATAAGTACCATTTCCTTTCGGTATCAGCGTAATAGGATAATTGATCTGCTGAAGATGACTTTTATCAATCTGAAGGAAAACGGGTGAATCATCTTTGTCCAGGTAAGTAGATTTTATAAGCCCTTTAGTAGAATAGTTCACAAAAAGATCTAATTCTTTCACCAAAAATTCATTGTGAGATCTGGATAGAAGCATTTTCTTCAAATAAAGCCCATCCTGATTTCCAGTATCTCCCCAAATGAAGTTGATAGATTGGTTAGACTGTGTTGGCAAAAATTCTGAACCTTTACTGGAGGTACTTAATGATAAGTCTGATGCATAAATATTTTGTGCATAATATTTACTGTATACCCACGCCATGGCATATCCAATGATAAACATCAATACAAACCAGTACCAGTTTTTAAGAATCCTTCTTAAAAAGTGTTCTAGATCAAATAACGCAAATGTCCCGGATTTATCTTTCTGAGAATTATTCTTCTCTGCAGTGTTTACTCTTTCTGGAATCATGGCTAAAGATTTTTAAGGAGTAAATAAATAGATAATGCAGTAGTAATTACAGAAACTCCTGTAGTTAAAGTCTGGATAGGGTCTTTTCCGAATCCATTTAAGCTTTTCGCTCTTGTATTCAGATAGATTTCATCTCCATTCTGCACATAATAATACGGAGAGTTCATAAGGTCTTCACGGGTAAGATCTATTTTGGCAATTTTGATTCCTTCCGGAAGTTTTCTGTGGATAACGACTTCTCTTTTATCAATAGTTCTGTTCAACCCACCATTAATAGCCAGTGCCTCAGTAATGGTAAGAGTATTTTTGTGGACTACTTTCTCGCCAGAAAGTCCTGTAGTTTCCACGTCACCAAGAATATAATAGGTAATACCGTCTGTATTCAGTCTTACTTCAGATTTACCTTCCTGGAAATTTTCATTTACTTTATCCTGAATTTCTTTTGTAATATCGTCTAAAGTTCTCCCTTCAGCTTTTACATATCCGATCCCGAACACATTGATATCACCATTGGAATCAACCTTCAGTCCGTTAAAATAAAAATTCATATTTCCGCCTCTGCCTCCTCCGGCATTAGCGCTAACCACACCTCCTATACTACCACCTCCTGATATTGCAGAACTAGTTACCCCTCCGCCGGCAACTCCGCCTGAAGTATTGTAAGAGGAATAAAACTGTGCTGCATCACCTTTGGGAGTGGTCACAATATTAAGATTGAGGATGTCATTTTTGGTAATCCTGTACACGGGAATATTGTATGGGATAAGACCTTCTTCGTTAATGACAAGGCTTTCGCTTGGCTGCAAGTACCTCACATCCTTTGTTGTGATACATGAGGTAACTAAAAAAGGGAATATTAAAAATAAATATTTAAAATTCTTCATCATATTTGAATATTGTTTACAAAAGTAATATTTAATTGTTAATTTTTGTTATTTCTTAATCGATATAGCAAATCTGGCAGATAAGCTCCGAAAAAGCCCAGTGAAATAATCACCAATAATAACAGATTGACATCAATATGTCTTAAATAATAAGCAACTCCCACAATCATCAAGTAGTAAAGAATGATATAAAAAGTGGATCTTCTGTGGGTAAGATTTAGCTTCAACAGCTTATGGTGAATGTGGTTTTTATCAGCGTCAAAGGGTGATTTCTTATTGTAAAGCCTTATAAATATTACATTTAAAGTATCTACAATCGGAAGAATCAGGATTGCTACAGCTACTACAGGAGCAGACTGAAGGTGATACCTTGGCACATCTACCAGGTTTTTATCAATAAAAATATCTATGAAACAAATGGAGGTAAAAGCCAGTAAAAAGCCAAGCAGCATGGATCCGGTATCTCCCATAAATATTTTATGGGTACGATAGTTGGACAGGTTATAATACAGGAAAGCCAATACAGTCCCAATAATAACAACAGACAATACTACCAGGGGATAATTATATTCTCCCAACCGGTAATAGCTTATTCCAAATAAAGCACTGCAGATTACAGAATAACCGCCCGCCAACCCGTCAATC
This DNA window, taken from Chryseobacterium viscerum, encodes the following:
- a CDS encoding glycosyltransferase family 4 protein, which codes for MKNFELFLSGSGIPIFYVKIGLGFVFAFLITFFSIPTIVKISRRKNLMDEPGIRSSHLREIPNLGGIAIFYSIGICASIFAYELFDLYKFLFASLIILLYVGVMDDIVVMRAYKKLVAQIVVSSLVVIGSDIRIRSLFGIFGVYELEYFVSVIFSIITFIILINAFNLIDGIDGLAGGYSVICSALFGISYYRLGEYNYPLVVLSVVIIGTVLAFLYYNLSNYRTHKIFMGDTGSMLLGFLLAFTSICFIDIFIDKNLVDVPRYHLQSAPVVAVAILILPIVDTLNVIFIRLYNKKSPFDADKNHIHHKLLKLNLTHRRSTFYIILYYLMIVGVAYYLRHIDVNLLLLVIISLGFFGAYLPDLLYRLRNNKN
- a CDS encoding polysaccharide biosynthesis/export family protein — encoded protein: MKNFKYLFLIFPFLVTSCITTKDVRYLQPSESLVINEEGLIPYNIPVYRITKNDILNLNIVTTPKGDAAQFYSSYNTSGGVAGGGVTSSAISGGGSIGGVVSANAGGGRGGNMNFYFNGLKVDSNGDINVFGIGYVKAEGRTLDDITKEIQDKVNENFQEGKSEVRLNTDGITYYILGDVETTGLSGEKVVHKNTLTITEALAINGGLNRTIDKREVVIHRKLPEGIKIAKIDLTREDLMNSPYYYVQNGDEIYLNTRAKSLNGFGKDPIQTLTTGVSVITTALSIYLLLKNL